The Benincasa hispida cultivar B227 chromosome 11, ASM972705v1, whole genome shotgun sequence genome has a segment encoding these proteins:
- the LOC120091277 gene encoding aladin, with protein sequence MPSFPPPGSVTIYEINRDLITADCLSDDRANDTYGKVLGMVFSPVPFQSDFLVSPTPEPNNEPRNDEGNGEIIQSKSVIASLWGFLEGSINRFLRPNDVKYLPTEYLQGVSWHQHKHIIAFISGTNQVVVRDYENAEGKDPCILTHDLQRDVKVLEWRPNGGRTLSVACKGGICIWAASFPGNAASVRPGAVSFLGSFSRGSGVRYTLVDFLRSHDEQISAMSWSPDGRYLASASYESSSFTIWDVAQGLGTPIRRGLGCVSTIKWSPTGDYFFAAKFDGTFYLWETNTWTSEQWSSTSGFVTGAIWDPDGRMILLAFSDSSVLGSIHFASKPPSLVAHLLAVDLPEITTLTNSHGIEKIAWDASGERLAVSFKDGDELYNGLIAVYDVKRTPLICPSLIGFIRGPGDNPKPVAFSFHAKFKQGPLLSVCWSSGFCCTYPLIFRSHVVP encoded by the exons ATGCCTTCATTTCCTCCTCCTGGATCTGTTACCATCTACGAAATCAATCGTGACCTCA TTACTGCTGATTGCCTTTCCGATGATCGAGCGAACGATACTTATGGGAAAGTCCTC GGTATGGTGTTTAGTCCTGTTCCATTTCAGTCCGATTTTTTGGTGTCGCCAACTCCTGAACCGAACAATGAGCCTAGGAATGATGAAGGAAATGGGGAAATTATTCAAAGCAAGAGTGTGATTGCATCTTTGTGGGGATTCCTCGAGGGCTCCATCAACCGTTTCTTGCGTCCTAATGAT gtaaaatacTTACCAACCGAATATCTTCAAGGAGTGAGTTGGCACCAGCACAAGCATATTATTGCATTCATATCTGGGACGAATCAAGTTGTTGTCCGTGATTATGAAAATGCAG AAGGAAAAGACCCTTGCATTTTGACCCACGACTTGCAAAGAGATGTTAAAGTTCTTGAGTGGAGACCAAATGGCGGGAGGACTCTATCTGTTGCATGCAA AGGTGGAATTTGCATATGGGCTGCTTCTTTCCCAGGAAATGCTGCTTCTGTAAGACCTGGTGCTGTGTCCTTCTTAGGATCATTCTCAAGAGGCTCTGGGGTTCGATATACACTAGTTGATTTTCTTCGAAGCCACGACGAACAGATTAGTGCCATGTCATGGAGTCCTGATGGAAG ATATCTAGCATCTGCCTCTTATGAGAGCTCTTCTTTTACCATTTGGGATGTGGCTCAAG GGTTGGGAACACCCATTAGGCGTGGTTTAGGGTGTGTATCAACAATCAAGTGGTCACCTACTGGAGATTACTTTTTTGCTGCGAAATT CGATGGAACATTTTATCTTTGGGAAACGAACACATGGACATCTGAACAATGGTCTTCAACAAGTGGTTTTGTCACG GGAGCAATATGGGATCCTGATGGACGTATGATACTACTTGCTTTCTCTGATTCTTCAGTATTGGGTTCGATTCACTTTGCATCTAAGCCTCCGTCATTAG TTGCACATCTTTTAGCTGTTGACTTGCCAGAGATTACCACTTTGACGAATAG TCACGGTATTGAGAAGATAGCATGGGATGCTTCAGGAGAGCGACTGGCTGTGTCTTTCAAGGATGGAGATGAATTATATAATGGCCTAATCGCAGTATATGATGTTAAAAGGACTCCCCTGATTTGTCCATCGTTGAT TGGCTTTATTCGAGGACCTGGAGACAATCCAAAGCCAGTTGCATTTTCATTCCATGCCAAGTTCAAGCAGGGACCTTTGCTTTCGGTG TGTTGGAGCAGTGGATTTTGCTGTACCTATCCTCTCATATTCCGCTCTCACGTTGTTCCTTAG